The following are encoded in a window of Vibrio sp. SCSIO 43136 genomic DNA:
- the helD gene encoding DNA helicase IV: MQLSASHSAQFFIQTEYNQIRIENNTLTLSSVGSDEIIPFSAWSGKVTLSRGLVWGQLGFHSHVEEGRELIWQVQGLPWPECKEFAYQAQALFKQWHHAQCEKLNTLLPQWQESLVRMQKQPAYLATSELVRWQQSVESGLNELEMSQQEANQMMPRLMREVENWLDNGRERQQERNQTWLENEREYWQLLFERCESSPLNVSQQQAVLLNNDHNLVLAGAGTGKTSVLSARVAYLLQSHKAQPEQILLVAFGRDAAEEMRQRLDTRLGSAASEVCVKTFHSLGLDIIRQVDGQGVEISPIATNDKAKQAWCSEWLKQHWSAGNNFKRWQKHLSKWPIAYLKGDEELGSQSENPKLIAWLNDQLEQLNASQLSKKQVQESIVANEEYPRLNSELQLVWPCYQAWQTMLKESGHIDFHTMISRAAKYARNGKFKPQWQFIMVDEYQDISPARLELLDALCHGKSAQQQASLFAVGDDWQAIYRFAGSEVNLTTGFEARFPGATIHSLDTTYRFNNMIGEVASKFVLQNPNQLQKELNSHKTLKQKSVSLIPLSILEESLAKLNEKATTRKEVLLLGRNHYHIPSQLDEWQHQFSNLSLKFMTCHASKGREADVVFILNVDEGQFPAVERQAHLKDAMLSGDDLFPHAEERRLFYVALTRAKEKAFVVYGAHPSGFVDELRTGDYPVIKK, translated from the coding sequence ATGCAGCTTAGTGCCTCTCATTCTGCTCAATTCTTTATTCAAACCGAGTACAACCAAATCCGCATAGAAAATAACACCCTGACACTATCGAGTGTGGGGAGTGACGAGATCATTCCTTTTTCTGCATGGAGTGGTAAGGTGACGTTGTCACGTGGTTTAGTGTGGGGGCAATTAGGTTTCCATTCTCATGTTGAAGAAGGTCGCGAGCTTATCTGGCAAGTACAAGGTCTACCTTGGCCAGAATGCAAGGAATTTGCCTACCAAGCTCAAGCATTATTTAAACAGTGGCACCATGCGCAATGTGAAAAGCTAAATACATTGCTGCCTCAGTGGCAGGAATCGTTAGTGAGAATGCAAAAGCAGCCAGCATATCTGGCAACCTCTGAGTTAGTGCGCTGGCAGCAAAGCGTCGAGTCAGGTCTAAATGAGCTGGAAATGAGCCAGCAAGAGGCAAACCAAATGATGCCTCGCCTGATGCGTGAAGTAGAAAATTGGCTAGATAATGGGCGTGAACGTCAACAAGAGCGCAATCAAACCTGGCTTGAGAATGAGAGGGAATATTGGCAATTGCTGTTTGAGCGGTGTGAATCCAGCCCGCTTAATGTCAGTCAACAACAAGCAGTTTTGCTCAACAACGACCATAACTTAGTACTCGCTGGGGCGGGTACGGGAAAAACCAGTGTGCTCAGCGCTCGTGTTGCTTACCTTTTACAAAGCCATAAAGCCCAGCCTGAACAAATTTTGTTGGTTGCATTTGGACGCGATGCGGCTGAGGAAATGCGTCAGCGCCTTGATACTCGTCTTGGTTCGGCTGCAAGCGAGGTGTGTGTAAAAACTTTCCACTCGCTTGGGTTAGATATTATTCGCCAAGTCGATGGGCAAGGTGTCGAAATTTCACCGATTGCGACCAATGATAAAGCGAAGCAAGCCTGGTGTAGCGAGTGGCTAAAACAGCATTGGAGCGCAGGCAACAACTTTAAACGTTGGCAAAAGCATCTTTCTAAATGGCCAATTGCTTATTTAAAGGGTGATGAAGAGTTAGGCAGTCAAAGTGAAAACCCGAAATTAATTGCTTGGTTGAATGACCAGTTAGAGCAGCTTAATGCCAGCCAGCTTTCAAAAAAACAGGTGCAAGAATCTATCGTCGCTAATGAGGAGTATCCTCGTCTAAACAGTGAGCTTCAATTGGTGTGGCCATGTTATCAAGCATGGCAAACCATGTTGAAAGAGAGTGGGCATATAGATTTCCATACCATGATCAGTCGAGCGGCAAAGTATGCTCGTAATGGGAAATTTAAACCGCAGTGGCAGTTTATTATGGTCGATGAGTATCAAGATATTTCTCCCGCCCGTTTAGAGCTGCTAGATGCACTTTGTCATGGAAAATCTGCCCAGCAGCAGGCTTCACTTTTTGCCGTAGGAGACGATTGGCAGGCGATATACCGCTTTGCAGGCTCTGAGGTAAATCTAACCACAGGCTTTGAAGCTCGATTTCCTGGTGCAACGATTCATTCGTTAGATACGACGTACCGCTTTAACAATATGATTGGTGAAGTGGCTTCCAAATTTGTACTGCAAAACCCAAATCAGTTGCAAAAGGAGCTCAATAGCCACAAAACACTGAAACAAAAAAGTGTGAGTCTGATTCCCTTGTCTATACTAGAAGAGTCGCTGGCTAAGCTGAACGAAAAAGCGACGACACGGAAAGAAGTACTATTGCTCGGACGCAACCACTACCACATTCCCTCACAGTTGGACGAGTGGCAACACCAATTTAGCAATTTGTCTCTGAAGTTCATGACGTGTCATGCCAGTAAAGGCCGAGAGGCCGACGTGGTATTTATACTTAATGTAGACGAAGGACAATTTCCTGCGGTCGAGAGGCAAGCACACCTCAAAGATGCAATGCTAAGTGGTGATGACTTGTTCCCCCATGCCGAAGAACGAAGGTTGTTCTATGTTGCCCTGACTCGCGCCAAAGAAAAAGCGTTTGTCGTTTATGGGGCTCATCCATCAGGCTTTGTGGATGAATTACGCACAGGAGATTATCCAGTCATAAAAAAATAA
- the yccS gene encoding YccS family putative transporter — MSAIANLRQYWANKTINYSVRIAIALIGIVVGCEWFNANSAIIPLILGVIAAALAETDDSFWGRIKALVLTFICFALAAFSTEFLFDAPIWFALGLFVSTFTFIMLGAIGPRYASIAFGSLLIAIYTMLGADTSPNLWFQPLMLLLGSAWYYLISMIWQIFWPLQPVQQNLATLFNQLANYLEVKSELFHPVNDLVPQPHRIREANLNAATVQSLNATKATLLSRSRRGHVDGPSDRFLNIYFIAQDIHERSSSTHYRYQDLASQFYHSDVLFRFKHVMHTQAQACREIARSLMLGTQYQHNKESGSALSHAQDSLKFLSEQQRADWNPLLNQLHYLFQNLATVEQQLSNVSNPDVRHNEHDEILDDTTAHTPRAMWQRIRANFTTESILFRHAIRMSLALTAGYGIIQGFNIENGYWILLTTLFVCQPNYSATRQKLTARVIGTIAGLLVGVPLLTFFPTSESQLVFIVISGILFFAFRINNYGFATAFITLLVLFCFNQQGEGYAVVLPRLADTLIGCALAVLAVIYILPDWHSSKLHKVMANSVLANQSYLAQIIGQYRIGKRDSLAYRIARRDAHNKDADLSSSISNMLVEPGKYRTAVDESFRFLTLNHALLSYISALGAHRTLIEDDSKHQLIMQAHRLIHQHLEALNHELNHKCEHCKLKIEDDANIEQRLSEWREEDEGSVKLILQQLHLIYRMLPELHQLAAMFAHQVHKKS, encoded by the coding sequence GTGTCTGCTATCGCTAATCTACGCCAGTATTGGGCAAATAAAACCATCAACTATAGTGTTCGTATCGCTATTGCACTTATTGGCATCGTGGTTGGCTGCGAGTGGTTTAATGCCAACAGTGCCATTATTCCCCTCATCCTCGGTGTTATCGCCGCTGCGCTTGCAGAAACTGACGATAGTTTTTGGGGTCGGATCAAAGCATTAGTCTTGACATTTATTTGTTTCGCATTGGCGGCTTTCTCTACCGAATTTCTATTCGATGCGCCCATTTGGTTTGCTTTAGGCCTGTTTGTCTCCACGTTCACTTTTATCATGCTTGGAGCCATTGGTCCGAGATATGCGAGTATTGCTTTCGGGTCACTGCTCATAGCCATCTATACGATGCTCGGTGCGGACACGAGTCCAAACTTGTGGTTCCAGCCATTGATGCTGTTATTAGGCAGTGCCTGGTACTATCTAATATCCATGATTTGGCAAATCTTTTGGCCACTGCAACCTGTGCAGCAAAATTTGGCGACACTATTCAACCAGCTTGCAAACTATTTGGAAGTCAAAAGCGAGCTTTTCCACCCAGTCAATGACCTAGTACCACAGCCACACCGCATTCGTGAGGCAAACTTAAATGCCGCTACAGTTCAGTCACTTAATGCGACCAAAGCCACCTTGTTGTCACGTTCACGTCGTGGTCATGTTGATGGGCCTAGTGATCGCTTCCTAAATATCTACTTTATCGCTCAAGATATTCATGAACGAAGCAGCTCAACCCATTATCGTTATCAGGATCTTGCGTCTCAGTTCTATCACAGCGATGTGCTGTTTCGATTTAAGCACGTCATGCATACTCAAGCGCAGGCTTGTCGAGAGATCGCTCGATCACTGATGCTAGGAACACAATATCAACACAACAAAGAGAGTGGTTCTGCACTGAGCCACGCACAGGATTCTTTAAAGTTTTTGTCAGAACAACAGCGTGCCGATTGGAACCCGCTTCTAAACCAACTTCACTATTTGTTTCAAAACCTCGCAACCGTTGAGCAGCAACTTAGCAATGTTAGCAACCCTGACGTAAGACATAATGAACACGACGAAATCTTGGATGACACGACAGCTCATACTCCCCGTGCTATGTGGCAACGTATTAGGGCCAATTTCACCACAGAATCCATCCTATTTCGTCATGCCATTCGCATGTCTTTAGCTTTAACGGCTGGTTACGGGATCATTCAGGGCTTTAATATCGAGAATGGATACTGGATTTTGCTGACGACTTTGTTCGTTTGTCAGCCAAACTACAGTGCAACTCGACAAAAACTCACAGCAAGGGTGATTGGTACCATCGCAGGTTTGTTGGTCGGTGTTCCCCTGCTTACCTTCTTCCCAACATCTGAAAGCCAGTTGGTGTTTATCGTCATATCTGGCATTTTATTCTTTGCATTTCGGATTAATAACTACGGCTTTGCAACGGCATTTATTACTTTGTTGGTACTGTTTTGTTTCAATCAGCAAGGTGAGGGTTATGCGGTGGTATTGCCAAGATTAGCCGATACCTTAATTGGCTGCGCCTTAGCAGTACTTGCCGTCATTTACATTTTGCCGGACTGGCACTCAAGCAAGCTGCACAAGGTAATGGCTAACTCAGTGCTGGCCAACCAAAGTTACTTGGCGCAAATCATCGGCCAATACCGTATCGGTAAGCGCGATAGTCTCGCCTACCGAATAGCGCGACGCGACGCACATAACAAAGATGCCGATCTCAGTTCATCCATCAGTAATATGTTGGTGGAGCCGGGAAAATATCGCACTGCCGTCGATGAGAGTTTCCGATTCTTAACCTTGAACCATGCGCTGCTAAGCTACATTTCAGCCCTTGGTGCTCATCGAACTTTGATTGAAGATGATTCCAAGCATCAATTGATCATGCAAGCCCATCGATTGATCCACCAACACCTAGAAGCGCTCAATCACGAATTGAACCACAAATGTGAGCATTGCAAACTAAAAATCGAAGATGACGCTAATATTGAACAGCGTCTATCTGAATGGCGTGAGGAAGATGAAGGGTCCGTAAAACTCATTTTGCAACAACTTCACCTAATCTACCGTATGTTGCCAGAATTACATCAATTGGCTGCAATGTTTGCCCATCAAGTGCATAAAAAATCGTGA